From a region of the Desulfuromonas sp. KJ2020 genome:
- a CDS encoding protein-L-isoaspartate(D-aspartate) O-methyltransferase, producing MRENRLREMLRVIDLEYGQTAYVTGRFRAPPRILEAMARVPRDAFVPAEMKARAYDNNALPIGRGQTISQPFIVALMTDLLETEPDDVILEIGTGSGYQAAVLSQLVKQVYSLEILPELAERSARLLAEQGCTNVEVLCADGTQGLPARAPFDGIIVTAAASHIPPALPKQLRTGARLVIPVGPPYGHQELLVVDRGEEDEITTRSVLGVAFVPLTGAGWTDA from the coding sequence ATGAGAGAGAACCGCCTGCGGGAAATGCTGCGGGTCATCGACCTGGAATACGGCCAGACCGCCTATGTCACGGGACGGTTCAGAGCGCCTCCCCGGATACTGGAGGCCATGGCGCGTGTGCCCCGGGACGCTTTCGTGCCCGCGGAAATGAAAGCCCGCGCCTATGACAACAACGCGCTCCCCATCGGCCGGGGGCAGACCATCTCCCAGCCCTTCATCGTCGCCCTGATGACCGATCTGCTGGAGACCGAACCGGATGACGTGATCCTCGAAATCGGCACGGGCTCAGGCTACCAGGCGGCGGTTCTGTCTCAGCTGGTGAAGCAGGTCTATAGCCTGGAGATTCTCCCCGAACTGGCCGAACGCAGCGCCCGTCTGCTGGCGGAACAGGGCTGCACCAACGTGGAGGTCCTCTGCGCCGACGGCACCCAGGGCCTGCCGGCGCGAGCGCCCTTTGACGGCATCATCGTCACGGCCGCCGCCAGCCACATTCCGCCGGCTTTGCCGAAACAGTTGAGGACGGGGGCTCGCCTGGTCATCCCCGTGGGGCCTCCCTACGGCCACCAGGAACTGCTGGTGGTCGACCGGGGAGAGGAAGACGAAATCACCACCCGCTCCGTCCTTGGCGTGGCGTTTGTCCCCTTGACGGGCGCCGGGTGGACCGACGCCTAG
- a CDS encoding AzlC family ABC transporter permease, which translates to MTHTNNAADEAVQDISPGWLREGLAAAAPIALGYFPLGLAMGVLGQKAGLSAGMVALMSLLVYAGSAQFIAVAMLGTGAGPGAIILTTFVVNFRHLLMSFALSVPLRGARRGFLSLFSYGITDETFAVNMTRFRQGGWDRRRALVVNEGSHLAWISATTCGAWAGSFIPAGAFGIDYALVAMFLCLLVFQLQGRLYVLTALATAILAVTLYLFVPGNAYVVLASVGGATIGFLLQKRKNHTRRAS; encoded by the coding sequence GTGACACACACGAACAACGCCGCCGATGAGGCGGTGCAGGATATTTCGCCGGGCTGGCTGCGCGAGGGACTGGCCGCCGCCGCCCCCATCGCCCTCGGCTACTTTCCCCTGGGCCTGGCCATGGGCGTCTTGGGCCAGAAAGCCGGGCTCTCGGCCGGCATGGTCGCCCTGATGTCGCTGCTGGTCTATGCCGGCAGTGCCCAGTTCATCGCCGTGGCCATGCTGGGGACGGGAGCGGGGCCGGGGGCGATCATCCTGACCACCTTCGTCGTCAACTTCCGCCATCTGCTCATGAGCTTCGCCCTGTCGGTGCCTTTACGCGGGGCACGTCGCGGCTTTTTGTCTCTCTTTTCCTACGGCATCACCGACGAGACCTTCGCAGTCAACATGACCCGCTTCCGCCAGGGGGGCTGGGATCGGCGCCGCGCCCTGGTGGTCAACGAAGGCTCCCATCTCGCCTGGATCAGTGCCACCACCTGCGGGGCCTGGGCCGGCTCCTTTATCCCCGCCGGCGCGTTCGGCATCGATTATGCCCTGGTGGCCATGTTCCTTTGCCTGCTGGTCTTTCAACTGCAGGGGCGCCTCTATGTACTGACCGCCCTGGCCACCGCCATCCTGGCCGTCACCCTCTACCTGTTCGTTCCCGGTAACGCCTACGTGGTGCTGGCCTCGGTGGGTGGTGCCACCATCGGTTTCCTCCTGCAGAAACGCAAAAACCACACGCGGAGGGCGTCATGA
- a CDS encoding AzlD domain-containing protein, whose protein sequence is MSLMDYLLLVAGMGAVTYIPRWLPLFALAQRRLPQGLVDWLRLIPVAILSALVAPALLADSAARTLSFGKPEFWVAIPTLFFAWRTRSLAGTVIFGMFLFWLAGKF, encoded by the coding sequence ATGAGCCTGATGGACTATCTGCTGCTGGTCGCCGGCATGGGAGCCGTCACCTACATCCCCCGCTGGCTCCCCCTCTTTGCCCTGGCCCAGCGCCGACTGCCTCAGGGCCTGGTCGACTGGCTGCGACTGATCCCCGTCGCCATCCTCAGCGCGCTGGTGGCTCCGGCCCTGCTGGCCGACAGTGCCGCGCGCACCCTGTCCTTTGGTAAGCCCGAATTCTGGGTCGCCATCCCCACCCTCTTTTTCGCCTGGCGCACCCGCTCCCTGGCCGGTACCGTCATCTTCGGCATGTTCCTGTTCTGGCTGGCGGGAAAATTCTAA
- the ylqF gene encoding ribosome biogenesis GTPase YlqF has product MAIKWYPGHMNKARRLISETMRTIDVVIEVLDARLPASSANPLLAELRGNKPCIKLLNKADLADPEVTRQWGLFFERQHGVKAIALEAKSRSSVPRLLKLIRSLAPHRGVPGKPLRVMVVGIPNVGKSTLINTLAGRAIAKVGDKPAITKSQQHIDLKNGIVLSDTPGILWPNLADQDGAYRLAASGAIGDTVMEYPEVALFVLDYLARRYPEGLKTRYRLSELPPTAADTLQEIGRRRGCLVAGGEVDRHRAAEILLFELRGGKIGRVSLETPDELKAAEDDGGESGEPPEDVIPG; this is encoded by the coding sequence ATGGCCATAAAATGGTATCCCGGGCACATGAACAAGGCCCGGCGGTTGATCAGCGAAACCATGCGCACCATCGATGTCGTCATCGAAGTGCTTGATGCGCGCCTGCCCGCCTCCAGCGCCAATCCGCTGCTGGCCGAGCTGCGCGGCAACAAGCCCTGCATCAAATTGCTGAACAAGGCCGACCTGGCCGATCCCGAGGTGACCCGTCAGTGGGGTCTTTTTTTCGAGCGCCAACATGGGGTGAAGGCCATCGCCCTCGAGGCGAAAAGCCGGTCTTCGGTGCCGCGTCTGCTCAAGCTGATCCGCAGCCTGGCGCCCCACCGTGGTGTCCCCGGCAAGCCTCTGCGGGTGATGGTGGTGGGCATCCCCAACGTGGGCAAGTCCACGCTCATCAATACCCTGGCCGGTCGCGCCATCGCCAAGGTGGGGGACAAGCCGGCCATCACCAAGAGCCAGCAGCATATCGATCTGAAAAACGGCATCGTCCTGTCCGATACGCCAGGCATCCTCTGGCCCAACCTGGCCGACCAGGATGGCGCTTACCGCCTCGCCGCCAGCGGGGCCATCGGCGATACGGTCATGGAATATCCCGAAGTGGCGCTCTTTGTGCTGGATTATCTGGCCCGCCGTTATCCCGAAGGGCTGAAGACCCGTTACCGCCTGTCGGAACTGCCGCCAACAGCCGCCGACACGCTGCAGGAGATCGGTCGGCGGCGAGGATGTCTGGTGGCCGGCGGCGAGGTCGACCGTCATCGGGCCGCCGAGATTCTGCTCTTCGAACTGCGTGGGGGGAAGATCGGCCGCGTCAGCCTGGAGACGCCGGACGAATTGAAGGCCGCTGAGGATGATGGGGGCGAGAGCGGAGAGCCGCCGGAAGACGTTATCCCGGGCTGA
- a CDS encoding amino acid ABC transporter permease translates to MNSGHQLFYSKLLLAAILILVAAGMWGATARVDYTWRWERVPQYFLYKGEDIHKAGEDGRVDQVQVQGKSALIQMRYDNGETEEFTVDADTVKVTAGEELFEGDILGFSSGWHIGPLIQGLWVTLWLSLLSSILGLALGLVTGLCRVSKNYVLKSLASIYVELIRGTPLLVQIFIFYFFIGTVLNLDRMVAGIGALGIFAGAYIAEIIRAGIQSIPRGQMEAARSLGMTVPQAMRHIILPQAFKRTLPPLAGQFISLIKDSSLVSVIAITDLTKSGREVITSSFATFEVWFTVAALYLVVTSLLSQVVFWMERRLSVSD, encoded by the coding sequence TTGAATTCCGGCCATCAACTTTTTTATTCGAAGCTTCTGCTCGCCGCCATCCTGATCCTGGTGGCGGCGGGGATGTGGGGCGCCACGGCCCGCGTCGACTACACCTGGCGCTGGGAGCGCGTCCCCCAATATTTCCTCTACAAGGGGGAAGATATTCATAAAGCCGGCGAGGATGGCCGCGTGGACCAAGTGCAGGTCCAGGGCAAAAGCGCCCTCATCCAGATGCGGTACGACAACGGCGAGACCGAAGAATTCACCGTGGACGCGGACACGGTAAAAGTGACCGCCGGCGAAGAACTCTTCGAAGGGGATATCCTCGGTTTCAGCTCCGGCTGGCATATCGGCCCCCTGATCCAGGGGCTGTGGGTCACCCTGTGGCTCTCCCTGCTGTCAAGCATTCTCGGTCTGGCCCTGGGGCTGGTGACGGGCCTGTGTCGCGTGTCGAAAAACTACGTCCTCAAAAGCCTGGCCTCCATTTACGTCGAACTGATTCGCGGCACCCCCCTGCTGGTACAGATCTTTATCTTCTATTTCTTCATCGGCACGGTGCTCAACCTCGACCGCATGGTGGCGGGCATCGGCGCTCTCGGCATTTTTGCCGGCGCCTACATCGCCGAAATCATCCGGGCCGGTATTCAGTCCATTCCCCGGGGACAGATGGAAGCTGCCCGCTCCCTGGGCATGACCGTGCCCCAGGCGATGCGCCACATCATCCTGCCACAGGCTTTCAAACGCACCCTGCCGCCGCTGGCCGGGCAGTTCATCAGCCTGATCAAGGATTCCTCACTGGTGTCGGTCATCGCCATCACCGATCTCACCAAGAGCGGCCGCGAGGTCATCACCTCGTCTTTTGCCACCTTTGAAGTCTGGTTCACGGTGGCCGCTCTCTACCTTGTCGTCACCTCCCTGCTGTCGCAGGTGGTTTTCTGGATGGAACGGAGGCTTTCGGTCAGTGATTGA
- a CDS encoding ATP-binding cassette domain-containing protein: protein MIDARHVVKTFHGRGQVVRAVDDVSTTIAKGEVVVVIGPSGSGKSTFLRCLNGLETFDSGHIVIDGMDLADRRTDINLVRREVGMVFQQFNLFPHKTVLQNITLAQQVVRARKNAEAEETARKLLKKVGIAEKEAEYPARLSGGQQQRVAIARALAMNPKVMLFDEPTSALDPEMVGEVLDVMKQLAREGMTMVVVTHEMGFAREVADRVLFMDAGKLVEEGTPQEIFSNPREERTKLFLNQVL, encoded by the coding sequence GTGATTGATGCACGGCACGTTGTAAAGACTTTTCACGGGCGCGGCCAGGTGGTTCGCGCCGTCGACGACGTTTCCACCACCATCGCCAAAGGCGAGGTTGTGGTCGTCATCGGTCCTTCCGGTTCAGGCAAATCAACTTTTCTGCGTTGCCTGAACGGTCTGGAAACCTTCGATTCAGGCCATATCGTCATCGACGGCATGGATCTGGCTGACCGGCGCACCGACATCAATCTGGTGCGCCGCGAGGTCGGCATGGTCTTCCAGCAGTTCAACCTCTTTCCCCACAAGACGGTCCTGCAGAACATCACCCTGGCTCAGCAGGTGGTGCGGGCCCGCAAGAACGCCGAGGCCGAGGAGACCGCCCGCAAGCTGCTGAAAAAAGTCGGTATCGCCGAGAAAGAGGCCGAGTATCCGGCCCGCCTCTCCGGCGGGCAGCAGCAACGGGTGGCCATCGCCCGCGCCCTGGCCATGAACCCCAAGGTCATGCTCTTTGACGAACCGACCAGCGCGCTCGATCCCGAGATGGTCGGTGAAGTGCTCGATGTCATGAAACAGCTGGCTCGCGAGGGAATGACCATGGTGGTGGTGACGCACGAAATGGGTTTCGCCCGCGAGGTGGCGGACCGGGTGCTCTTCATGGATGCGGGCAAACTCGTAGAGGAAGGCACTCCGCAGGAAATCTTTTCGAATCCGCGGGAAGAGCGCACGAAACTCTTTCTCAATCAAGTTCTGTAA
- a CDS encoding hotdog fold thioesterase, producing the protein MAIWFKKYALAEINALSAGNLGEYLGIEFTEIGEDTLVARMPVEARVHQPFGVLHGGASVALAEHLGSIAGNLCVNQERQVCVGQEINANHLRPVRKGFVTGLATPIHIGGRSQVWEIRISNEQGKLVCISRLTLAVVPRRPGHEPRVTS; encoded by the coding sequence ATGGCCATCTGGTTCAAGAAATATGCATTGGCAGAAATCAACGCCCTGTCGGCGGGTAACCTGGGAGAGTATCTGGGCATCGAATTTACCGAGATCGGCGAGGACACTCTGGTGGCGCGCATGCCGGTGGAGGCGCGGGTGCATCAGCCTTTCGGTGTTCTGCACGGCGGCGCTTCCGTCGCCTTGGCCGAGCACCTGGGGAGCATCGCCGGCAATCTCTGCGTGAATCAGGAACGTCAGGTCTGCGTCGGTCAGGAGATCAATGCCAACCACCTGCGCCCGGTGCGCAAGGGTTTTGTCACCGGACTCGCTACGCCCATCCATATCGGCGGCCGTTCCCAGGTATGGGAAATTCGCATCAGTAATGAGCAGGGCAAGCTGGTTTGTATCTCGCGCCTGACTCTGGCCGTCGTGCCGCGCCGTCCGGGCCACGAACCAAGGGTGACCTCCTGA